Proteins from one Desulfitobacterium chlororespirans DSM 11544 genomic window:
- a CDS encoding FKBP-type peptidyl-prolyl cis-trans isomerase: protein MAEKYRQRSGKCVLVRYRGGPVGEEMVEDRSQGEPVRIIIGAGQVPPGVEDILNEMEIGGRGEYVIPSAKAYGAHDPEGVKTYPRWFVKGGERLEPGSIIAWEHPISRQSVPVRCVAATPDTVTIDFNHLLAGKDLCYWFELVALLD, encoded by the coding sequence ATGGCGGAGAAATACAGGCAGCGTTCGGGGAAATGCGTCCTTGTCCGCTACCGGGGCGGCCCGGTGGGGGAGGAGATGGTGGAAGACCGTTCCCAGGGTGAACCGGTGCGGATTATCATCGGCGCCGGTCAGGTGCCACCGGGAGTGGAGGATATCTTGAATGAGATGGAGATTGGCGGTCGGGGAGAGTACGTTATTCCCAGCGCCAAGGCCTACGGTGCCCATGATCCGGAAGGTGTGAAGACTTATCCCCGCTGGTTTGTCAAGGGCGGGGAACGGCTGGAGCCGGGGAGTATCATTGCCTGGGAACACCCCATTTCCCGGCAGTCCGTGCCGGTCAGGTGCGTTGCTGCAACCCCGGATACGGTGACCATCGATTTCAATCATCTGCTGGCGGGAAAGGATCTATGCTACTGGTTTGAACTGGTGGCCCTTTTGGATTAG
- a CDS encoding oxidoreductase, which produces MSEVYGLLIDYEYCSGCESCVVSCKEEHNYPVGKWGIRLYDDGPWNIEGDRFNFNRIPIPTDLCDLCADRTAGGRGPICVHHCLANVMTYGPVKELAEKLAAKPKQVLWVPQYKPLEAKGKFVSQNEKRHRAAAIDVKAVDHFQNTVHRADDRVELVDIKKVEDK; this is translated from the coding sequence ATGAGTGAAGTATACGGACTCCTTATTGACTACGAATACTGCAGCGGCTGTGAATCCTGCGTGGTGTCCTGCAAGGAGGAACACAATTATCCGGTAGGGAAATGGGGCATCCGTCTCTATGATGACGGCCCCTGGAATATAGAAGGGGACAGGTTCAATTTTAACCGGATTCCCATACCCACGGATCTTTGCGACCTTTGCGCGGACCGTACCGCCGGCGGGCGGGGACCGATCTGTGTTCATCATTGCCTGGCCAATGTCATGACTTACGGACCGGTAAAAGAGCTGGCTGAGAAATTAGCCGCCAAGCCCAAGCAGGTGCTTTGGGTGCCCCAGTATAAACCACTGGAAGCTAAGGGGAAATTTGTTTCCCAAAATGAGAAGCGCCACCGTGCCGCCGCCATTGATGTCAAAGCCGTGGACCACTTCCAGAACACGGTGCACCGCGCCGATGACCGGGTGGAACTGGTGGATATCAAGAAAGTGGAAGATAAGTAA
- a CDS encoding molybdopterin-dependent oxidoreductase → MSTVKLDTLAAVNDLGKPWRYEEDGLTVTRTAVWSPPGCHPVGCGLKLYTKDNKLVRVEGDENHPVTQGRLCVRCISLKDYVYNKSRITYPMKRERQYRGQADKWERCTWDEAIDIIEKNYREITAKYGRESIILFAGTGREGGTLNPYGSMMLGTPNYTYTQSGYACYVPRLAGTAYMLGVTYPEIDYAGGLPGRYDDPEYQVPEVLVLWGKAPLESNGDGFFGHAVVDLMKRGTRLIVVDPRVNWLASRADVHLRLRSGTDAALGMAMLNVIISEDLYDHDFVKYWCYGFEELRERVKEMPVEKAAEITGIPAAKIVEAARMYAAATPAAMQWGLAIDQKANGMQAGQCIVALMAITGNVDVPGGQILADINFGLNEVGFGIEEGVGKELMDKMIGLDKYPVYCNTILNAHADMMLETCETGKPYPIKFGFYAGNNLMSCTSAEPKRWHDALVKTLDFCFTIDCFMTPSAEATCEVFLPLAAAAEEDGVSFTHYSGSPVTTNFMNQAFTTGEALSDIEACFKVGKRLNPHMFEEYQDYHDFIDHLRLSRKLRFEEAKKEVTIQRDVKYYKYETGDLRMDHSPGFNTPTGKVELYSTVFEQFGEDPLPYYEEPQYSPVNTPELLAQYPFVLTTGARTFAFFHSENRQVPYCRELNPDPLLEINPKTAKRLGIANRQWCEVWNQFGSAKLKAKVSEVVDEQTIHAQHGWWFPEEEGSEPNLYGTFRSNINNLVPNFHTGKLGFGAPFKCLLCNVKPLDENLDTDMNEVWEKFKREDQ, encoded by the coding sequence ATGAGCACGGTAAAATTGGATACCCTTGCCGCCGTCAACGACCTTGGTAAACCGTGGCGCTACGAGGAGGACGGGCTGACCGTCACCCGGACCGCCGTCTGGTCCCCGCCGGGCTGCCATCCCGTGGGCTGCGGGCTGAAGCTTTACACCAAGGACAACAAACTTGTACGGGTGGAGGGGGATGAAAACCACCCGGTCACCCAGGGACGCCTTTGCGTCCGCTGCATCAGCCTGAAAGACTATGTTTACAACAAAAGCCGCATCACCTACCCCATGAAACGGGAACGCCAATACCGGGGGCAGGCGGATAAATGGGAACGCTGTACCTGGGACGAGGCTATCGACATTATCGAAAAGAACTACCGGGAGATCACCGCCAAGTATGGCCGTGAAAGCATTATTCTCTTTGCCGGCACCGGACGGGAGGGCGGTACTCTCAATCCTTATGGCTCCATGATGCTGGGCACCCCCAACTACACTTACACCCAATCCGGCTATGCCTGCTATGTTCCGCGCCTGGCCGGAACGGCCTATATGCTGGGCGTAACTTATCCGGAGATTGATTATGCCGGCGGTCTGCCGGGGCGCTATGATGATCCGGAATATCAGGTGCCGGAAGTTTTGGTCCTCTGGGGCAAGGCTCCTCTGGAATCCAACGGCGACGGCTTCTTCGGACATGCAGTGGTGGATTTGATGAAGCGGGGTACCCGCTTGATCGTGGTGGATCCCCGGGTCAACTGGCTGGCCAGCAGGGCGGATGTTCATCTGCGCCTCCGTTCCGGCACCGATGCCGCCCTGGGAATGGCCATGCTGAATGTGATTATTTCTGAAGATCTCTATGACCATGATTTTGTGAAGTACTGGTGTTATGGCTTTGAAGAGCTGAGGGAACGGGTGAAAGAGATGCCGGTGGAAAAAGCCGCGGAGATCACAGGCATTCCCGCCGCTAAGATCGTGGAGGCGGCCCGCATGTATGCCGCCGCTACACCCGCAGCCATGCAGTGGGGACTGGCTATCGATCAGAAGGCCAATGGGATGCAGGCCGGACAATGTATTGTAGCCCTGATGGCCATTACCGGCAACGTGGATGTGCCCGGCGGCCAGATCCTGGCCGACATCAATTTCGGCCTGAATGAGGTGGGTTTTGGTATTGAAGAAGGTGTTGGCAAAGAGCTTATGGACAAGATGATTGGGCTGGATAAATACCCGGTCTACTGCAACACCATCCTCAACGCCCATGCCGATATGATGCTGGAAACCTGTGAAACCGGCAAGCCCTATCCCATCAAGTTCGGATTCTATGCCGGCAACAATCTGATGTCCTGCACTTCGGCTGAACCCAAGCGCTGGCATGACGCCCTGGTGAAGACCCTGGATTTCTGCTTTACCATCGACTGCTTCATGACCCCTTCCGCCGAGGCCACCTGCGAGGTCTTTCTGCCTCTGGCCGCCGCAGCTGAGGAAGACGGTGTTTCCTTCACCCACTACAGCGGCTCCCCGGTGACCACCAACTTTATGAACCAGGCCTTTACCACCGGAGAAGCTCTCTCGGATATTGAAGCCTGCTTCAAAGTGGGCAAACGCCTTAACCCCCATATGTTTGAAGAATATCAGGATTATCATGATTTCATCGATCATCTGCGTCTGAGCCGTAAACTGAGATTTGAAGAAGCCAAAAAAGAAGTCACGATTCAGCGCGATGTGAAATACTACAAGTACGAAACCGGCGATCTGCGCATGGATCACTCTCCCGGCTTCAACACCCCCACCGGGAAGGTGGAACTCTATTCCACGGTTTTTGAGCAATTTGGGGAAGATCCGCTGCCCTATTATGAGGAGCCCCAGTACAGCCCGGTGAATACCCCCGAATTGTTGGCGCAATACCCCTTCGTTCTGACCACCGGAGCCCGCACTTTTGCCTTCTTCCATTCGGAAAACCGCCAGGTCCCTTATTGCCGTGAACTGAACCCGGACCCGCTGCTGGAAATTAACCCGAAGACAGCCAAGCGCCTCGGCATTGCCAACAGACAGTGGTGCGAGGTTTGGAATCAGTTCGGCTCTGCCAAACTCAAAGCCAAAGTATCGGAAGTCGTGGATGAACAGACCATTCATGCCCAGCATGGCTGGTGGTTCCCGGAAGAAGAAGGATCGGAACCGAATCTGTACGGTACTTTCCGTTCCAATATCAATAACCTGGTGCCGAATTTCCACACCGGCAAATTAGGTTTCGGAGCACCCTTCAAATGCTTGCTCTGCAACGTTAAACCCCTTGATGAGAATCTGGATACGGATATGAACGAAGTGTGGGAAAAATTCAAAAGGGAGGATCAGTAA
- a CDS encoding zinc-ribbon domain-containing protein, translating to MCFRPPAVGKPVICPKCQKVNPPNEKECKHCGEPLKKQPDN from the coding sequence ATGTGCTTTAGACCGCCGGCCGTTGGTAAACCGGTCATCTGCCCTAAATGTCAAAAAGTTAATCCACCTAATGAAAAAGAATGCAAGCACTGCGGAGAACCCTTAAAGAAACAGCCTGACAATTAG
- a CDS encoding TetR/AcrR family transcriptional regulator → MDSKRKLILETAAKFFSSNGFHATSVQDIAKDCNVSKASIYQLFDSKEDILLQLLQYKRDQIIQGAALSAAFDSLAPQEQLIEKIVMEFEGFHQDSDFMSILMHSDQSIRNHQVKHLIDETQWIMLHWHKESLSAAYGPKTDAYLWELSLTFQGIVKEFFAFLENRKEIRPDYRSIASFIAGTMDAIIEHGNYQDAVLPEDIILELNNTAPAAGPSLIEEWEKATADLKRMIEATIPQPGRKDLIATISLIDEEKRQDEPRGFLIEALFVYLTKHPELKESALHLEQIFLRQLKIKGEARDGYR, encoded by the coding sequence ATGGATAGCAAAAGGAAACTCATTCTTGAAACGGCTGCCAAATTCTTTTCCAGCAATGGATTCCACGCGACCTCCGTCCAGGATATCGCTAAAGATTGCAATGTCTCAAAAGCCTCAATCTATCAGCTTTTTGATTCCAAAGAGGATATTTTATTGCAGCTGCTTCAGTATAAACGTGATCAAATCATTCAGGGAGCAGCTTTATCCGCTGCCTTCGATAGCCTGGCTCCTCAAGAACAGCTGATCGAAAAAATAGTCATGGAATTTGAAGGATTCCATCAAGACAGCGACTTTATGTCCATCCTTATGCACAGCGATCAGAGTATCCGGAACCATCAGGTTAAACATCTGATCGATGAAACACAGTGGATCATGCTGCACTGGCATAAAGAGTCCTTAAGCGCAGCCTATGGTCCTAAGACAGACGCTTACCTATGGGAGCTGAGCTTAACCTTTCAGGGAATCGTCAAGGAGTTTTTTGCTTTCCTTGAAAACAGAAAAGAAATCAGGCCGGACTATCGAAGCATTGCTTCGTTTATTGCCGGTACTATGGATGCCATCATTGAGCATGGAAATTATCAGGATGCCGTACTGCCTGAGGACATTATCCTGGAACTCAATAACACCGCCCCAGCAGCCGGCCCATCACTTATTGAGGAATGGGAAAAAGCAACAGCCGATTTAAAACGGATGATCGAAGCAACGATCCCCCAGCCTGGCAGAAAGGATTTAATCGCTACAATTTCACTAATTGATGAAGAAAAGCGCCAGGATGAACCAAGGGGCTTTCTTATCGAGGCCTTATTCGTTTATTTGACAAAGCATCCGGAACTGAAAGAAAGTGCCCTGCACTTAGAGCAGATTTTTCTCAGGCAGCTTAAAATTAAGGGGGAAGCAAGGGATGGATACCGTTGA
- a CDS encoding DHA2 family efflux MFS transporter permease subunit has translation MLLFTLGTLLAALAPNFAVLLTGRIIQSAGAGIMMPLMQTIMLIIFPVSKRGAAMGMVGLVISFAPAIGPTLGGWLVDHYSWRSLFYLVLPISVLTIIIAYYSLKNVMEVSNPRVDVLSILLSSLGFGGLLYGFSMVGAAGWGSLSVTLSILVGAVTLAAFIWRQLLIAKPLLEFRVFTRPLFTLSTILSMILFIGMIGGETILTLYIQNVRGDSALSSGLLLLPGAIVMGLMSPISGMMYDKFGARSLSIIGFLIFSLGNIPFFLLAPSTSLTFLAVLYSIRMLGMSMTMMPLMTASMNILPHHLLAHGTAMSNTMRQVAGAIGTAMLISIMSTATVSSSAQTPVLAMVDGVNKAFLASFVLGLLGIILSFLIKEQRSKQPAA, from the coding sequence ATGCTGCTGTTTACCCTCGGGACCCTTCTGGCAGCGCTGGCTCCCAATTTTGCCGTTCTGCTCACCGGACGGATTATCCAGTCCGCAGGCGCCGGGATTATGATGCCCCTGATGCAAACGATCATGCTGATTATCTTTCCGGTCAGTAAACGGGGGGCGGCCATGGGGATGGTAGGGCTGGTTATCTCCTTCGCCCCGGCCATCGGTCCTACTTTAGGCGGTTGGCTCGTGGACCATTACAGCTGGCGCTCTTTATTCTATCTGGTCCTGCCGATCAGTGTCCTGACGATAATCATTGCCTATTACAGCTTGAAAAATGTTATGGAAGTCAGCAATCCCCGTGTGGATGTCCTCTCCATCCTCTTGTCCTCCCTGGGATTCGGCGGCCTTCTTTATGGTTTCAGTATGGTCGGTGCTGCCGGTTGGGGAAGCTTAAGCGTCACCCTTTCGATTCTGGTCGGTGCTGTCACTCTGGCAGCCTTCATCTGGCGTCAATTGCTGATAGCCAAGCCTCTGCTGGAATTCAGAGTCTTTACCCGGCCTCTTTTTACCTTGTCAACAATTCTCTCCATGATTCTCTTTATTGGCATGATCGGCGGAGAGACGATTCTGACGCTGTACATTCAAAATGTCCGCGGAGACTCCGCCCTTTCTTCGGGCCTGCTGCTTCTCCCCGGAGCAATTGTCATGGGCCTGATGAGCCCGATTTCGGGGATGATGTATGATAAATTTGGTGCCAGGAGCTTATCCATCATTGGCTTTCTTATTTTCTCCCTAGGAAATATTCCCTTTTTCTTATTGGCCCCCTCCACTTCTCTCACTTTTCTTGCCGTACTTTATTCCATTCGGATGCTGGGGATGTCCATGACCATGATGCCCTTAATGACTGCCTCTATGAATATCCTGCCTCACCACCTGCTGGCCCATGGTACCGCCATGAGCAATACCATGCGGCAAGTGGCAGGGGCAATCGGTACGGCTATGCTCATCTCGATTATGAGTACCGCAACCGTTTCATCCTCCGCCCAAACCCCGGTTCTGGCCATGGTGGATGGAGTGAATAAGGCCTTCCTGGCTTCTTTTGTTCTTGGACTCCTCGGGATCATCCTCTCCTTCTTAATCAAGGAACAACGCTCAAAGCAGCCGGCAGCATGA
- the tig gene encoding trigger factor, with protein MNAVLENIENSEAHFRFTIDYKVFEEALEETYRKNKKNYQVAGFRKGNIPRSVIESHYGPTVFYQEALDLIMAAEYKKAVEGLALNTMGDPDIEVGEIEKGQKLSVKASVPVVPEVTLGQLEGIEVTIPKARKVKETDIDKVLKDLQYKNKKITDKEMAPAEKGDTVTVDYDCELDGTKFEPVVDYKALIEDSSDTMGFESQLKGAHKGDILTIKQVFPQDHLQPQIAGKTACFKVTVKKVERIEMLPLDDAFAQKVGNVSTMEEFRTEIKKNLEQAAAQRVQMQRNNAILSELFKRCQVKIPESLIMQRAMSMLEQFSGQLEAEGGTLDLYLQLMNKKSGDFKREVWEDAENSLKADYILDKIIKEKGYTVSEEELNQGCEKFALSINMSPENAGQKLGPLVTKVEHDLKAEKAFQYLLEHAVIKEDNGDKTA; from the coding sequence ATGAATGCCGTATTAGAAAACATTGAGAACAGTGAAGCCCACTTCCGGTTTACGATTGACTACAAAGTCTTTGAGGAGGCTCTGGAGGAGACCTATAGGAAGAACAAGAAGAACTATCAGGTTGCAGGATTCCGTAAAGGAAATATCCCCCGTTCCGTCATCGAATCCCACTATGGCCCCACAGTCTTTTACCAGGAAGCCCTGGACTTGATCATGGCCGCTGAATATAAGAAAGCAGTCGAGGGTCTGGCTCTCAACACGATGGGTGACCCGGATATTGAAGTGGGAGAGATCGAAAAAGGGCAAAAGTTAAGTGTAAAAGCCAGTGTGCCTGTCGTACCGGAAGTGACCCTGGGACAGCTCGAAGGAATAGAGGTTACCATTCCGAAGGCCAGAAAAGTAAAGGAAACCGATATCGACAAGGTTTTAAAGGATCTTCAGTACAAGAATAAAAAGATTACGGATAAAGAGATGGCACCGGCTGAAAAGGGAGACACAGTTACCGTAGACTATGATTGTGAATTGGATGGTACAAAATTTGAACCGGTCGTGGATTACAAGGCCCTGATTGAGGACAGTTCGGATACTATGGGCTTCGAGAGCCAACTTAAGGGTGCCCATAAGGGCGATATCCTTACGATCAAACAAGTTTTTCCCCAAGATCATCTGCAGCCTCAGATTGCGGGCAAGACGGCCTGTTTTAAAGTCACAGTGAAAAAGGTGGAGAGAATTGAGATGCTGCCCTTGGATGACGCCTTTGCTCAAAAGGTGGGCAATGTGAGCACAATGGAAGAATTCCGCACTGAAATTAAGAAAAACCTGGAGCAAGCTGCAGCACAGCGAGTACAAATGCAGCGCAATAATGCCATTTTGAGTGAGCTCTTCAAGCGATGTCAGGTCAAGATCCCGGAGTCACTGATCATGCAGCGGGCCATGAGCATGCTGGAACAATTCTCCGGCCAGTTGGAGGCTGAAGGGGGAACCTTGGATCTTTATCTCCAGCTGATGAATAAAAAAAGCGGGGACTTTAAAAGAGAAGTTTGGGAAGATGCCGAGAATTCTCTGAAAGCAGATTATATTCTGGATAAGATCATCAAAGAAAAAGGCTATACCGTCAGCGAAGAAGAGCTTAACCAAGGTTGTGAGAAATTTGCCCTCAGCATTAATATGTCACCGGAGAATGCCGGACAAAAGCTGGGGCCTCTTGTCACTAAAGTAGAGCATGATCTTAAAGCAGAAAAAGCATTTCAATATCTGTTGGAGCATGCTGTGATTAAGGAAGATAATGGAGATAAAACGGCCTGA
- a CDS encoding NADH:flavin oxidoreductase: MLPLFEPIRIKDLEIKNRIVMPPMALDIATEQGAITHKLIEHYRMRTRGVGMIIVEHAYVHSEGKAHPCQLGIHRDDLISGLEHLAAEIHKQGAVVGIQISHGGARSMGNICGPSSIQSQYLTRFGEGDRKNGRVLPRKLDQEGIKGIIADFARAARRAQKAGFDFVEIHGAHGYLVNQFYSPLTNIRHDEYGGSLERRLTFPLEVVKSVRRAVGKNMPVFYRLGADDRLPGGNTVQESALAAQALEAAGVDCLDLSGGISGYLRHGEEGFFAYMGEAIKPQVTIPVMVTGGIKTGNKANEMIAGGIADFVGVGRTLLKENEWAYKEWVRMGSGTCPYQLI, translated from the coding sequence ATGCTGCCATTATTTGAGCCGATCCGGATTAAAGATTTAGAAATAAAAAACCGCATCGTTATGCCCCCAATGGCTCTGGATATTGCCACAGAGCAGGGAGCCATAACTCATAAATTAATCGAACACTATCGGATGCGCACCCGGGGTGTGGGCATGATTATTGTTGAGCATGCTTATGTTCACTCTGAAGGGAAAGCTCATCCCTGCCAGTTAGGAATTCACAGGGATGACTTGATTTCAGGCCTGGAGCATCTGGCCGCTGAAATCCATAAGCAGGGAGCGGTTGTGGGAATTCAAATCAGCCATGGGGGAGCAAGGTCCATGGGCAATATTTGCGGTCCTTCCAGTATCCAATCCCAATATCTGACACGATTCGGAGAGGGAGATCGAAAAAACGGCCGGGTCCTGCCCAGGAAGCTGGATCAGGAAGGCATCAAAGGAATTATTGCCGATTTTGCCCGGGCAGCCCGCCGCGCCCAAAAGGCCGGCTTTGATTTCGTGGAAATTCACGGTGCCCATGGCTATTTAGTCAACCAGTTTTACTCCCCTCTCACCAATATCCGTCACGATGAGTATGGAGGCTCACTGGAACGGCGCCTGACTTTCCCCCTTGAAGTGGTCAAAAGTGTGAGGCGTGCCGTCGGCAAAAATATGCCGGTATTTTATCGCCTGGGAGCAGATGACCGTCTTCCCGGCGGCAATACTGTCCAAGAAAGCGCCCTCGCGGCACAGGCTTTAGAGGCAGCGGGAGTGGATTGTTTGGATCTCTCCGGGGGCATTTCCGGTTATCTCCGCCATGGGGAAGAGGGCTTCTTTGCCTATATGGGTGAAGCGATCAAGCCTCAGGTCACTATTCCGGTTATGGTTACGGGCGGCATTAAAACAGGGAATAAAGCCAATGAAATGATCGCCGGCGGTATTGCCGATTTTGTCGGCGTGGGCCGCACCCTCTTGAAAGAAAATGAATGGGCTTACAAGGAATGGGTCAGGATGGGTTCCGGAACCTGCCCTTATCAGCTGATTTAA
- a CDS encoding TIGR04282 family arsenosugar biosynthesis glycosyltransferase: protein MKKAILVFTKVPRVGDCKTRLTEARGGILTYEEATQFYEACVLDVMDVCLSVEEADFWICYNMDGDRPYLDTLLAQVKRPERIAGVFPDQGGSFDDCMQYATDYILKSGAPERLADAVLISGGDLPTLQPHILKDALKKLEVLSHSEAGYKVALRKVKDQDGMEIGAALVEGACQEGGFSLVGLTCTTDFDFHSVFYNMNGVTALDMLASKAIRENLPLAYVEEVPDVDIPVDLASQIPMLRVMEHAARYDDLIMVPHRTIGILNQLGIESVALPPDKKPA from the coding sequence ATGAAAAAAGCAATCTTAGTATTTACGAAAGTACCGCGGGTAGGGGACTGCAAGACCCGTTTGACAGAAGCCCGGGGAGGTATTCTTACCTACGAGGAGGCCACGCAATTCTATGAGGCCTGTGTGCTGGATGTGATGGATGTATGCCTTTCCGTGGAAGAAGCTGATTTTTGGATTTGCTATAACATGGATGGGGATCGCCCTTACCTGGATACCCTTCTGGCTCAGGTCAAGCGCCCGGAGAGAATTGCCGGAGTCTTTCCCGATCAGGGGGGGAGCTTTGATGATTGCATGCAATATGCTACAGATTATATTCTTAAGTCCGGGGCCCCGGAGCGCCTGGCCGATGCGGTTTTGATCAGTGGCGGGGATTTGCCTACCCTCCAGCCCCATATTCTTAAAGATGCGTTGAAAAAGCTTGAGGTTTTGAGTCACAGCGAAGCAGGGTATAAGGTTGCCCTCAGGAAGGTCAAGGATCAAGACGGGATGGAGATTGGTGCCGCTCTGGTCGAAGGAGCCTGTCAGGAAGGCGGTTTTTCCTTAGTGGGGCTGACCTGTACGACGGATTTCGATTTTCATTCTGTTTTCTACAATATGAATGGAGTCACCGCCCTGGATATGCTGGCTAGCAAAGCCATCCGGGAAAATCTTCCCTTGGCCTATGTGGAAGAAGTTCCCGATGTGGATATCCCTGTGGATTTGGCCAGTCAGATCCCGATGCTGCGGGTCATGGAACATGCCGCCCGCTATGACGATTTAATCATGGTGCCCCACAGAACCATTGGGATTTTAAATCAGTTGGGCATTGAATCGGTGGCTTTACCGCCGGACAAAAAGCCGGCTTAA
- a CDS encoding GNAT family N-acetyltransferase translates to MAATIAFAQGQNEQQVMAILDAYGMGIPGDVEELLIVQEQEEITAVAKIAEFDEGRFFLEVIGVKNGKRSQGAGKLLLGKILENPWECCRYAFSEQEKNRDYTVSTLARGYALGFYQKMGFQACTLAEIPEWYRDQCEECPERNTCGPRPMIYSGGERK, encoded by the coding sequence ATGGCTGCAACCATTGCCTTTGCCCAAGGGCAAAATGAACAGCAAGTGATGGCAATTTTAGATGCCTATGGCATGGGCATCCCCGGAGATGTTGAAGAGCTGCTCATCGTTCAAGAGCAGGAGGAGATAACCGCCGTGGCCAAGATCGCGGAGTTCGATGAGGGCAGGTTTTTTCTGGAGGTTATCGGGGTCAAGAATGGGAAGCGATCCCAGGGTGCCGGCAAGCTGCTCTTAGGGAAGATCTTGGAGAATCCCTGGGAATGCTGCCGATATGCGTTTTCTGAACAAGAAAAAAACAGGGATTATACTGTGTCAACTTTGGCCAGAGGCTATGCTCTGGGTTTCTATCAAAAGATGGGCTTTCAAGCATGTACCTTAGCGGAGATCCCGGAATGGTATCGGGATCAGTGTGAGGAATGTCCCGAACGGAATACTTGTGGGCCAAGGCCGATGATTTATAGTGGAGGAGAGCGAAAATGA